From a single Stackebrandtia endophytica genomic region:
- a CDS encoding thiolase family protein, which produces MSREVREVVFVDGVRTPFGKANGMYAETRADDLVIRCIRQLLRRNPSLPPERVEEVAIAATTQIGDQGLTIGRTAALLAGLPKSVPGFSIDRMCAGAMTAVTTVASGIGFGAYDVAIAGGVEHMGRHPMGEGVDPNPRIISEKLVDPSALIMGATAENLHDRFPNITKERADAFGLTSQQRYAKHTDQIALDLVSMNTRSVEEGWGLATQDEPPRETSMEKLAGLRTPFRPHGRVTAGNAAGLNDGATACIIAAEDVAADLGLSASMRMVSYGFVGVEPEVMGVGPIPSTEKALAKAGLTIDDIGLFELNEAFAVQVLAFLDHFGIADDDPRVNPWGGAIAVGHPLASSGVRLMTQLSRHFAANPQVRYGVTAMCIGIGMGGTVIWENPAWTPNNSSVEG; this is translated from the coding sequence ATGAGCCGGGAAGTTCGTGAGGTCGTGTTCGTCGACGGCGTCCGCACGCCGTTCGGGAAGGCCAACGGCATGTACGCCGAAACCCGAGCCGACGACCTCGTCATTCGTTGCATCCGTCAACTGTTGCGCCGCAACCCGTCCCTGCCGCCGGAACGGGTCGAGGAGGTCGCGATCGCCGCGACCACCCAGATCGGCGACCAAGGCCTGACGATCGGCCGCACCGCCGCACTGCTGGCAGGACTGCCGAAGTCCGTACCCGGCTTCTCCATCGACCGCATGTGCGCCGGCGCCATGACCGCGGTCACCACAGTGGCCTCCGGCATCGGATTCGGTGCCTACGATGTGGCCATCGCCGGCGGTGTCGAGCACATGGGACGCCACCCGATGGGCGAGGGCGTAGACCCCAACCCGCGCATCATCTCCGAGAAGCTGGTCGACCCCTCCGCATTGATCATGGGCGCCACCGCCGAGAACCTGCACGACCGGTTCCCCAACATCACCAAGGAACGCGCTGACGCGTTCGGCCTGACCAGCCAACAGCGCTACGCCAAACACACCGACCAGATCGCCCTCGACCTCGTGTCGATGAACACCCGCTCGGTCGAAGAAGGCTGGGGCCTGGCCACTCAGGACGAACCGCCGCGCGAGACCTCCATGGAGAAACTCGCCGGATTGCGCACCCCATTCCGTCCACACGGTCGCGTCACCGCCGGCAACGCCGCAGGCCTCAATGACGGCGCCACCGCCTGCATCATCGCCGCCGAAGACGTCGCCGCCGACCTGGGCCTGTCCGCCTCGATGCGCATGGTCTCCTATGGATTCGTCGGTGTCGAGCCCGAGGTCATGGGCGTGGGACCGATCCCGTCGACCGAGAAGGCACTCGCCAAGGCCGGCCTGACCATCGACGACATCGGACTGTTCGAATTGAACGAGGCCTTCGCCGTTCAGGTGCTGGCCTTCCTGGACCACTTCGGCATTGCCGACGACGACCCACGCGTCAACCCGTGGGGCGGCGCCATCGCCGTCGGACACCCGCTCGCCTCCTCCGGCGTACGGCTGATGACCCAACTGTCACGTCACTTCGCCGCCAACCCGCAGGTGCGGTACGGCGTCACCGCCATGTGTATCGGTATCGGCATGGGCGGCACCGTCATCTGGGAGAACCCGGCGTGGACCCCGAACAACTCAAGCGTGGAAGGGTGA
- a CDS encoding DivIVA domain-containing protein, which yields MTWSDRLESIGITPRGYDPGQVRELVWRIDQALSGRIPHAVTASDVGSTTFDLVVEGYDPAGVDAVLSEMIRQLRSLPPPTKAPQAVPAPTQAMDRYARVELLRRCWELRGKRFRRFRFGRGYRITEVDDFTDFVAARYGNGMSAKDAREVEFSQQWRGYDESAVDDWLDAVEDLLRSEGR from the coding sequence ATGACATGGTCCGACCGGCTTGAGTCGATCGGTATAACCCCACGCGGCTACGACCCCGGGCAGGTGCGTGAGCTGGTGTGGCGAATCGATCAAGCCCTGTCGGGCCGCATCCCCCACGCGGTCACCGCCTCCGACGTCGGCAGCACCACTTTCGACCTCGTCGTCGAAGGTTACGATCCGGCGGGGGTGGACGCGGTGTTGAGCGAGATGATTCGGCAGCTGCGGAGTCTGCCGCCGCCGACCAAGGCGCCTCAGGCGGTGCCGGCCCCGACTCAGGCCATGGACCGGTATGCCCGGGTGGAACTGTTGCGGCGGTGCTGGGAGCTGCGGGGGAAACGGTTTCGCCGGTTCCGTTTCGGGAGGGGCTATCGGATCACCGAGGTCGACGACTTCACCGATTTCGTGGCCGCCCGATACGGCAACGGCATGAGTGCCAAGGACGCGCGGGAGGTGGAGTTCAGCCAGCAATGGCGCGGCTACGACGAGTCAGCCGTCGACGATTGGCTGGATGCGGTGGAGGATCTGTTGCGGTCGGAGGGCCGTTGA
- a CDS encoding GNAT family N-acetyltransferase — MSVEVTDNPDRQRYEARIDGRLAGFTEYDKRQSFTVMPHTEVFDDFRGQGVAGALVRTALDELRANGEKVEPLCPYVRTWLSKHPEYDSMVFHP; from the coding sequence ATGAGTGTCGAGGTCACCGATAATCCCGACCGGCAACGGTACGAGGCACGCATAGACGGGCGTCTCGCCGGTTTCACCGAGTACGACAAGCGTCAATCCTTCACCGTCATGCCTCACACCGAGGTCTTCGACGATTTTCGGGGGCAGGGGGTCGCCGGCGCGCTGGTTCGCACCGCGCTGGACGAACTGCGCGCCAACGGCGAGAAGGTCGAGCCGCTGTGTCCCTATGTTCGAACCTGGTTGAGCAAACATCCCGAGTACGACTCGATGGTGTTCCACCCCTGA
- a CDS encoding HRDC domain-containing protein: MSEDHDVPSSPPPVLLTEPREGVPDVVADDPGMSRVLDALSDGAGPVAIDAERASGFRYLPRAYLIQLRRQGSGTIMIDPTRFDDLHEVNRRLADTEWILHAASQDLPCLADVGMRPPQLFDTELAARLCGMERVGLAALTERLLGYSLEKHHSAADWSTRPLPQDWLKYAALDVELLIDLRDRLAEELQEQGKQDWAAEEFAALAASGPPAPRKEPWRRTSGIHRVRGARALGRVRELWMARDELARDMDKAPSKIVPDQAIADAAISDPADVGALLKIPGFQRRHGRANSARWLDALARARQARSSDLPTVSPPQDGPPATHRWASRDPIAAARLKRTRQAVSELAEQHQLPAENLIAPAAVRALTWQPPTPLSQELVAEALTASGVRDWQIKITSGALTEALADD, from the coding sequence GTGTCCGAAGATCACGATGTCCCCTCATCACCTCCACCGGTGCTACTGACCGAGCCCCGCGAAGGGGTGCCGGATGTTGTCGCGGACGACCCCGGGATGTCCCGAGTGCTCGACGCGCTGTCCGACGGTGCCGGACCGGTCGCCATCGACGCCGAACGCGCCTCCGGATTCCGATATCTGCCGCGCGCGTACCTGATTCAGCTGCGACGGCAGGGCTCGGGGACCATCATGATCGACCCGACCCGGTTCGACGACCTGCACGAGGTGAACCGGCGGCTCGCCGACACCGAGTGGATCCTCCACGCCGCCAGCCAGGATCTGCCCTGCCTGGCCGACGTCGGCATGCGGCCACCCCAACTGTTCGACACCGAGCTGGCGGCGCGACTGTGTGGGATGGAGCGAGTCGGACTGGCCGCCCTGACCGAACGCCTGCTGGGCTACTCGCTGGAAAAGCACCATTCGGCGGCGGACTGGAGTACTCGCCCGTTGCCGCAGGACTGGTTGAAGTACGCCGCACTGGACGTCGAACTGCTGATCGACCTACGCGACCGGCTCGCCGAGGAGTTGCAGGAACAGGGAAAGCAGGACTGGGCGGCCGAGGAGTTCGCCGCCCTGGCCGCCAGCGGCCCACCCGCCCCGCGCAAGGAACCATGGCGCCGCACCTCCGGCATCCACCGGGTGCGAGGAGCCCGCGCGCTGGGCCGAGTCCGTGAACTGTGGATGGCCCGCGACGAACTGGCCCGCGACATGGACAAGGCACCGTCGAAGATCGTCCCGGATCAGGCCATCGCCGACGCGGCCATCTCCGACCCGGCCGATGTCGGTGCCCTGCTGAAGATCCCCGGCTTCCAGCGTCGCCACGGCCGCGCCAACTCGGCGCGCTGGTTGGACGCGCTGGCCCGGGCACGACAGGCACGCTCCAGCGACCTGCCGACCGTCTCGCCACCACAGGACGGTCCCCCGGCCACGCACCGGTGGGCCTCCCGCGACCCGATCGCCGCGGCCCGGCTCAAGCGCACCCGGCAGGCGGTGTCGGAGCTGGCCGAGCAACATCAACTGCCAGCCGAGAATCTGATCGCCCCGGCCGCGGTGCGCGCCCTGACCTGGCAGCCTCCGACTCCGTTGAGCCAGGAGCTGGTCGCCGAGGCGTTGACCGCCTCGGGCGTGCGGGACTGGCAGATCAAGATCACCAGCGGTGCGTTGACCGAGGCGCTGGCCGACGACTGA
- a CDS encoding isocitrate lyase/PEP mutase family protein translates to MTIQELAQRFHRAHRGPDVLRLANAWDAASAKIIEAAGAEAIATTSAGVAWSLGAADGDELDRDAAVAAVARICAGVSVPVTADIETGYGEHPDEVAETIRQVVAAGAVGVNLEDGFGDGLRDLSEQVDRVVAARAGADDVGVDIYLNARVDTYLRRIGEPEERFDMTIARAAEYLSAGASGIFVPGVDDPDEVTRLVHAIDGPLNILVEPGSPPISELAQAGVRRVSTGPAIPQAAYAVADRAAREFFSDGSYGAVGDGWDFGRLNALWTR, encoded by the coding sequence ATGACGATTCAGGAACTCGCCCAACGGTTTCATCGCGCCCACCGGGGTCCCGACGTTCTCAGGCTCGCCAACGCCTGGGATGCGGCCAGTGCCAAGATCATCGAGGCCGCCGGTGCCGAGGCCATCGCGACCACCAGTGCGGGAGTCGCGTGGAGTCTCGGCGCGGCCGACGGTGACGAACTCGATCGCGATGCCGCCGTCGCGGCGGTCGCTCGGATCTGCGCCGGGGTGTCGGTGCCGGTCACCGCGGACATCGAGACCGGATACGGCGAGCACCCCGATGAGGTCGCCGAGACCATTCGGCAGGTCGTCGCCGCCGGTGCCGTCGGTGTCAACCTTGAGGATGGCTTCGGTGACGGCCTGCGTGACCTGTCCGAACAGGTCGACCGGGTCGTTGCCGCCCGCGCGGGTGCCGACGATGTCGGTGTGGACATCTATCTCAACGCCCGGGTCGATACCTATCTGCGTCGGATCGGCGAACCCGAGGAGCGGTTCGACATGACGATCGCGCGTGCCGCGGAGTATCTGTCGGCCGGTGCCTCCGGCATCTTCGTTCCGGGAGTTGACGACCCCGACGAGGTGACGCGGTTGGTGCACGCCATCGACGGACCGCTGAACATACTGGTCGAGCCCGGTTCACCGCCGATCAGTGAACTGGCGCAGGCCGGGGTGCGTCGGGTCAGCACCGGTCCGGCGATCCCGCAGGCCGCGTACGCGGTGGCCGACCGGGCGGCGCGGGAGTTCTTCAGCGACGGCAGTTACGGAGCCGTCGGAGACGGTTGGGACTTCGGTCGCCTCAACGCCTTGTGGACGAGGTGA
- a CDS encoding DUF488 family protein: MRRIYSEPQPNEGRRVLVDRLWPRGISKDDDAFDEWLKAIAPSSQLRIWYGHRAERNAEFAQRYRYELQNDARAEALDQLRAWRREGPVTLLTASRDVEISHLPILVSVLTGGE; the protein is encoded by the coding sequence ATGCGGCGGATCTATTCGGAGCCTCAGCCGAACGAGGGGCGGCGGGTGCTGGTCGATCGACTGTGGCCGCGCGGGATCTCCAAAGACGACGACGCCTTCGACGAGTGGTTGAAGGCGATCGCGCCCAGTTCGCAGCTGCGCATCTGGTACGGACACCGCGCCGAACGGAATGCGGAGTTCGCTCAGCGGTATCGCTATGAGCTGCAGAATGATGCGCGCGCCGAGGCGCTGGATCAGTTGCGGGCCTGGCGCCGGGAGGGACCGGTCACGTTGTTGACCGCGAGCCGGGATGTGGAGATCAGCCACCTGCCGATCCTGGTCTCGGTCCTCACTGGAGGCGAATGA
- a CDS encoding DUF3000 domain-containing protein, giving the protein MVCHVEAATALGDQAPGTFRDAVASLRSWKPDRRISMSEINAPGNIAPYAHALAASISRIGEPEAEGRLVLLHDPDGHESWQGTLRLVSYLSVDIDEDMYTDPMLTSVAWSWLVDGLGTVSADYLALGGTVTCTTETRFGSLRDPDEFSSDATESTLRIRASWTPRDTDLGAHLHGWSKHLAAAAGLPPDEITSSTRR; this is encoded by the coding sequence GCACTCGGCGACCAGGCACCGGGCACCTTCCGTGACGCGGTGGCGTCGCTACGCTCTTGGAAGCCTGATCGTCGTATCTCAATGTCTGAAATCAACGCTCCGGGCAACATCGCCCCCTATGCCCACGCCCTCGCGGCGTCGATCAGTCGTATCGGGGAACCGGAGGCCGAGGGTCGCCTGGTGCTGCTCCACGACCCGGACGGGCATGAAAGCTGGCAGGGCACCCTACGCCTGGTCAGCTATCTGAGCGTCGACATCGATGAGGACATGTACACCGATCCGATGCTGACCTCGGTGGCGTGGTCCTGGCTGGTCGACGGCCTCGGTACGGTGTCCGCCGACTACCTCGCACTGGGTGGCACGGTGACCTGCACGACCGAGACCCGGTTCGGGTCACTACGCGATCCCGACGAATTCTCCTCCGACGCCACCGAATCCACCCTGCGGATTCGGGCGTCATGGACCCCGCGGGACACCGACCTGGGCGCTCACCTGCACGGATGGTCGAAGCACCTGGCCGCTGCCGCGGGACTGCCGCCCGACGAGATCACCTCGTCCACAAGGCGTTGA
- a CDS encoding DUF2218 domain-containing protein has translation MLTSTATVTTSRGGRYIKQLCSHFSKKADSTFDETSGHTVFEFGECRMAATDEELAFTVSADDEELLGRVEFVVGDHLERFASRDGLSVTWHRL, from the coding sequence GTGCTCACGTCAACCGCAACCGTGACCACGTCACGCGGAGGCCGCTACATCAAACAGTTGTGCAGCCACTTCAGTAAGAAAGCCGACTCCACATTCGACGAGACCAGCGGTCACACGGTCTTCGAGTTCGGCGAATGCCGCATGGCCGCCACCGACGAGGAGCTGGCGTTCACCGTCAGCGCCGACGACGAGGAACTGCTGGGACGAGTCGAATTCGTGGTCGGTGACCACCTTGAACGCTTCGCCTCCCGAGACGGACTGAGTGTCACCTGGCACCGCCTGTGA
- a CDS encoding 3-hydroxyacyl-CoA dehydrogenase NAD-binding domain-containing protein, whose translation MQALKEFPNEVVTQAHVKFVNVPGLDGQAALITLDNGHDHKKPSSFGPGGLKSLNDALDKVFAHSPKVKFIAVTGKPFIFLVGADITGMPLIKTREEAHAIARLGHDVFARLKDSDIPTFAFINGAVMGGGLELALHCHYRTLSSATPALALPECFIGLAPTWGGTQLLPNLIGADKAVKVIIENALNQNKMMRAADAHKLGISDVLLEPADFIEESLAWAAKVAQGEIVVDRPEIDRGEAWDAALAKGKAIADMKLHGAAPAPYLALDLMAKAKTVPFEEGTALEDEALATLLTSPELKASLYSFDLVQKRAKRPVGVPDKSLARPVNKVGIVGAGLMASQLAWLFVRRLEVPVVITDLDAERVDKGVAYVNGEIDKQLAKGRISPDKASRFRGLISGSVDKSIFADADFVIEAVFEELELKKRIFAELEGIVSAECLLATNTSSLSVTDMAADLRHPERVVGFHFFNPVAILPLLEVVRAKQTDDATVATAFAVCKALKKNGVLVADAPAFVVNRLLTRFLGEIFACVDEGTDIEVADHAVDSLGLPMTPFMLLQLVGPAVARHVAGTLHQAFPDRYKVSANLDRLVEAGKSSVYVWDAQGKPSVDPDIPSIMEFGTNPSTPEQIRDRALAAVADEARRMLDEGVVAAREDIDLCMILGAGWPFHLGGITPYLDHSGVAKKVTGRTFAE comes from the coding sequence ATGCAGGCGCTGAAGGAATTTCCCAACGAGGTCGTCACCCAGGCCCACGTCAAGTTCGTCAACGTGCCCGGACTGGACGGCCAAGCCGCACTGATCACGTTGGACAACGGACACGACCACAAGAAGCCGTCCTCGTTCGGCCCCGGTGGTCTGAAGTCGCTCAACGACGCACTCGACAAGGTCTTCGCGCACTCGCCGAAGGTCAAGTTCATCGCGGTCACCGGTAAACCGTTCATCTTCCTGGTGGGCGCCGACATCACCGGTATGCCACTGATCAAGACCCGCGAGGAGGCGCACGCGATCGCCCGACTCGGGCACGACGTGTTCGCGCGGCTCAAGGACTCCGACATCCCGACCTTCGCGTTCATCAACGGCGCGGTCATGGGCGGCGGTCTCGAACTGGCTCTGCACTGCCACTACCGGACCCTGTCGTCGGCCACGCCGGCGTTGGCGCTGCCGGAGTGCTTCATCGGTCTGGCCCCGACCTGGGGCGGCACCCAGTTGCTGCCCAACCTGATCGGCGCGGACAAGGCCGTCAAGGTCATCATCGAGAACGCTCTGAACCAGAACAAGATGATGCGCGCCGCCGACGCCCACAAGTTGGGCATCAGCGACGTCCTGCTGGAACCGGCCGACTTCATCGAGGAATCCCTGGCGTGGGCCGCCAAGGTCGCGCAGGGCGAGATCGTCGTGGACCGCCCCGAAATCGACCGGGGCGAGGCCTGGGACGCCGCACTGGCCAAGGGCAAGGCCATCGCCGACATGAAACTGCACGGCGCCGCGCCCGCACCGTACCTGGCGCTGGATCTGATGGCCAAGGCCAAAACCGTCCCGTTCGAAGAGGGCACCGCCCTGGAGGACGAGGCGTTGGCGACCCTGCTGACCTCACCGGAACTCAAGGCCAGCCTCTACTCCTTCGACCTGGTCCAGAAGCGTGCCAAGCGTCCCGTCGGAGTCCCCGACAAGTCGCTGGCCCGCCCGGTCAACAAGGTCGGCATCGTCGGTGCCGGCCTGATGGCCTCCCAGCTGGCGTGGCTGTTCGTGCGTCGCCTGGAGGTACCGGTAGTCATCACCGACCTCGACGCCGAACGCGTCGACAAGGGAGTGGCCTACGTCAACGGTGAGATCGACAAGCAGTTGGCCAAGGGCCGCATCAGCCCCGACAAGGCATCCCGCTTCCGGGGCCTGATCTCCGGATCGGTCGACAAGTCGATCTTCGCCGACGCCGACTTCGTGATCGAAGCCGTCTTCGAGGAACTCGAACTCAAGAAGCGCATCTTCGCGGAGCTGGAGGGAATCGTCTCGGCCGAATGCCTGCTGGCGACCAACACCTCCTCGCTGTCGGTGACCGACATGGCCGCCGACCTGCGGCACCCCGAGCGGGTCGTCGGGTTCCACTTCTTCAACCCGGTGGCGATCCTGCCGCTGCTGGAAGTGGTGCGCGCCAAGCAGACCGACGACGCCACCGTCGCCACGGCGTTCGCGGTGTGCAAGGCGCTCAAGAAGAACGGTGTTCTCGTCGCCGACGCACCGGCGTTCGTGGTCAACCGACTGCTGACCCGGTTCCTGGGTGAGATCTTCGCCTGCGTCGACGAGGGCACCGACATCGAGGTCGCCGACCACGCCGTCGACTCACTCGGTCTGCCGATGACACCGTTCATGCTGCTTCAGCTGGTCGGGCCTGCGGTGGCCCGCCACGTGGCGGGCACGCTGCACCAGGCGTTCCCGGACCGGTACAAGGTATCGGCGAACCTCGACCGGCTCGTCGAGGCCGGTAAGTCCAGTGTGTACGTGTGGGACGCGCAGGGCAAGCCATCGGTCGACCCGGATATTCCCTCCATCATGGAGTTCGGGACCAACCCGTCGACGCCGGAGCAGATCCGCGACCGGGCGCTGGCGGCCGTGGCCGACGAGGCCCGTCGCATGCTGGACGAGGGAGTCGTTGCCGCCCGCGAGGACATCGACCTGTGCATGATCCTGGGCGCCGGCTGGCCGTTCCACCTCGGTGGAATCACGCCGTACCTGGACCACTCCGGAGTAGCGAAGAAGGTCACCGGCCGCACCTTCGCCGAGTAA
- a CDS encoding DUF397 domain-containing protein, producing MAGNWRKSRRSQAAGNNCVETRLNGSYAEIRDSKATASGTLAVASSEFVALLESVKLVRWLAWGCMAE from the coding sequence ATGGCCGGTAACTGGCGCAAATCCCGTCGCAGTCAGGCGGCCGGAAACAACTGCGTCGAGACCAGGTTGAACGGCAGCTACGCCGAGATCCGTGACAGCAAGGCCACCGCTAGCGGTACGTTGGCGGTGGCCTCATCGGAGTTCGTGGCTCTGCTGGAGAGCGTGAAGTTAGTCAGATGGCTGGCTTGGGGATGCATGGCCGAGTGA
- a CDS encoding helix-turn-helix domain-containing protein encodes MTIEAPSIARAALRQMIIELRTAAQLDQADVARELRVHPDTVRRWETGEIAVKATNAIALAHLCKATGPQLSRMTTLADQGKQRGAVEKHRGGAYPEFRLFADFEPTARAIWSYEPEYLPGLIQTSEYLQAVHEAHLPEQVENPEAVHKLRSTRRRVIFSRQDPPDLRFTIGVAAMTYLDGLDADVRRGQIDQLLEVDRLPTAEIRVLSRMHPGMSGNYTLLTPAKGVLAAGRFVYIEGEGVIRYEEAADVVSHHDKMFRTAWSRAETLEDYLDGR; translated from the coding sequence ATGACGATAGAAGCGCCATCAATTGCGCGTGCAGCGCTACGCCAAATGATCATAGAGCTGCGTACCGCTGCCCAACTTGATCAGGCTGACGTAGCTCGCGAACTGCGGGTTCACCCAGATACGGTGCGGCGATGGGAGACTGGGGAGATCGCGGTCAAGGCAACGAATGCGATTGCCCTTGCACACTTGTGCAAAGCCACCGGGCCGCAACTGTCACGAATGACAACCTTGGCGGATCAAGGTAAGCAACGTGGTGCAGTGGAGAAGCACCGAGGCGGTGCATATCCGGAGTTTCGATTGTTTGCCGACTTCGAACCTACCGCGCGTGCGATCTGGTCATATGAACCGGAATACCTTCCTGGGCTGATACAAACCAGTGAGTACCTGCAGGCCGTACACGAGGCACATTTGCCCGAACAAGTCGAGAATCCCGAAGCCGTTCACAAACTGCGAAGTACTAGACGCCGAGTTATCTTCAGCCGTCAGGATCCTCCAGATCTACGATTTACGATCGGCGTCGCCGCCATGACGTATCTCGATGGCCTTGACGCCGATGTACGTAGAGGTCAGATCGATCAGTTGTTGGAGGTAGACCGATTGCCAACGGCTGAAATTCGAGTCCTATCGCGGATGCACCCGGGTATGAGTGGCAATTACACGCTTCTGACTCCGGCAAAAGGAGTTCTCGCTGCTGGACGGTTCGTGTACATCGAAGGGGAGGGCGTGATTCGGTATGAGGAGGCCGCCGACGTAGTGTCTCACCACGACAAAATGTTCCGCACGGCCTGGAGCCGAGCAGAGACCTTGGAGGATTACCTAGATGGCCGGTAA